The Apium graveolens cultivar Ventura chromosome 6, ASM990537v1, whole genome shotgun sequence genome contains a region encoding:
- the LOC141668709 gene encoding E3 ubiquitin-protein ligase KEG isoform X1: protein MKKVIPSCSVCENRYNEEERCPLLLECGHSYCKDCLFKMFSASTDTSLNCPRCRHVSVIGNSVHSLKKNFVVLELIQEEDDVDEEDEDEEEVENVNREVRGCEEGLIEVSSHQDLRLGSRIGEGRRSGVEMWSGVVSGKNCRHNVAVKKVVIGDDMDLVWMTTQLESLRRASMWCRSVCAFHGLIKSEGCLNILMDKCSGSVLTEMQRNGGRLTLEQILRYGADIARGVAELHAAGVVCMNIKPSNLLFDANAHTVVSDYGLPLILKKSTCRKARSECDSSGIHSCMDCTLLSPNYTAPEAWEPVKKSLNPFWDDAIGISAESDAWSFGCTLVEMCTGSVPWAGLSAEEIYRAVVKARRQPPQYASVVGVGIPRELWKMIGECLQFKASRRPTFNAMLAIFLRHLQEIPRSPPASPDNDIPICPENGVEQALPDLITPQDDSCQLHQLVSEGNVFGVRDLLTKIASRTGINSLYPLLEAQNADGQTALHLACRRGSSDLVNAILEYEEANVDVLDKDGDPPLVFALAAGSPECVRALIERNANVRSRLRDGLGPSVAHVCAYHGQPDCMRELLLAGADPNAVDDEGESVLHRAVTKKYTACAIVILECGGGKSMGITNSKNLTPLHLCVSTWNVAVVKRWVELASREEIADAIDIESPLGTSLCMAAALKKDHEVEGREIVRLLLAAGADPTAQDNQHGRTALHTAAMSNDVELVKIILDAGVDVNLRNVHNTIPLHVALARGAKSCVGLLLSAGANCNLQDDEGDNAFHIAADSAKMIRENLEWIIVMLRYPEAAVEVRNHSGKTLRDFLEALPREWISEDLMEALVNKGVNLFPTIYQVGDWVKFRRSILSPTYGWQGANHKSVGFVQSVPDKDNLMVSFCSGEARVLANEVTKVIPLDRGQHVQLRADIEEPRFGFRGQSRDSIGTVLCVDDDGILRVGFPGASRGWKADPAEMVRVEEFKVGDWVRIRPSLTTAKHGFGSVTPGSIGIVYCIRPDNSLLLELSYLNNPWHCEPEEVEHVEPFRMGDRVCVKRSVAEPRYAWGGETHHSVGRISEIESDGLLIIDIPNRPIQWQADPSDMEKVDDFKVGDWVRVKASVSSPKYGWEDVTRSSIGVIHSLEEDGDVGIAFCFRSKPFSCSVTDVEKLQPFEVGQEIHMMPSVTQPRLGWSNETPASTGKISRIDMDGTLNVKIAGRHSLWRVSPGDAEKLSGFEVGDWVRSKPSLGTRPSYDWNSIGKESLAVVHSVPDTGYLELACCFRKGKWITHYMDVDKVSGFRIGQYVRFRDGLVEPRWGWRGAQHDSRGVITSVNADGEVRVSFFGLQGLWRGDPVDLEIEQIFDVGEWVKMSESASSWKSVGPGSIGVVQGIGYEIDQWDGTVFVGFCGEQDQWKGPITHLQRVDKLRVGNQVKVHPNVKQPRFGWSGHSHNSIGSISAIDADGKLRIYTPYGSKAWMLDPSEVLLVEDEELHIGDWVKVKASVSTPTHQWGDVTHSSIGVVHRIEDSDLWVAFCFREKLWVCKACEMARVRPFKVGDMVKIREGLVTPRWGWGMETHASKGEVVGVDANGKLRIKFQWREGKPWTGDPADIALI from the exons ATGAAGAAAGTGATACCGAGTTGTTCGGTTTGCGAAAACCGATACAACGAGGAGGAAAGATGTCCGTTATTACTCGAATGCGGTCATTCTTACTGTAAAGATTGTTTGTTCAAAATGTTCTCCGCTTCTACTGATACATCACTCAATTGTCCTCGATGTCGCCACGTGTCAGTTATTGGGAACTCGGTTCACTCATTGAAGAAGAATTTCGTGGTGTTAGAGTTAATTCAGGAGGAGGATGATGTGGACGAGGAGGATGAGGATGAGGAAGAGGTGGAGAATGTTAATCGAGAGGTTCGGGGGTGTGAGGAGGGGTTGATTGAGGTTTCGAGTCATCAGGATTTACGATTGGGGAGTAGGATTGGGGAAGGGAGGAGGAGTGGTGTGGAGATGTGGTCGGGGGTTGTTTCGGGGAAGAATTGTAGACATAATGTTGCGGTGAAGAAGGTTGTGATTGGGGATGATATGGATTTGGTGTGGATGACGACGCAGCTTGAGAGTTTGCGGAGGGCGTCTATGTGGTGTAGGAGTGTTTGTGCTTTTCATGGATTGATTAAGAGTGAGGGGTGTTTGAATATTTTGATGGATAAATGTAGTGGTTCGGTTCTTACGGAGATGCAGAGAAATGGAGGGAGACTTACTCTTGAGCAAATCTTGAG ATATGGGGCAGACATTGCTCGTGGTGTGGCTGAACTTCATGCAGCAGGAGTTGTTTGTATGAATATAAAGCCATCGAACCTTCTTTTTGATGCAAATGCTCATACTGTAGTTTCTGATTATGGCCTTCCACTAATTTTAAAGAAATCTACCTGTCGGAAAGCTCGGTCTGAATGTGATTCCTCCGGAATTCATTCGTGTATGGATTGTACTCTTCTCAGTCCGAACTACACTGCTCCGGAGGCATGGGAGCCGGTTAAGAAGTCCTTGAATCCTTTCTGGGATGATGCTATAGGCATATCAGCAGAATCAGATGCCTGGAGCTTTGGTTGTACACTGGTGGAAATGTGCACTGGTTCTGTTCC GTGGGCTGGCTTAAGTGCAGAGGAAATTTATCGAGCTGTTGTCAAGGCTCGTAGACAACCTCCTCAATATGCAAGCGTAGTTGGTGTTGGCATACCAAGGGAATTGTGGAAGATGATTGGTGAATGCCTGCAGTTCAAGGCATCTAGAAGGCCGACATTTAATGCAATGCTAGCAATATTTCTAAGGCACTTGCAAGAGATACCTCGCAGTCCCCCTGCAAGCCCGGATAA TGATATACCCATTTGTCCTGAAAATGGCGTAGAACAAGCTTTACCTGATTTAATTACACCACAGGATGATTCATGCCAGCTGCACCAGCTAGTCTCTGAAGGCAATGTGTTTGGTGTTAG GGATTTGCTCACTAAGATTGCATCAAGAACTGGTATAAACTCATTATATCCTCTGTTAGAAGCACAGAATGCCGATGGACAAACTGCTCTTCACCTGGCTTGTAGACGTGGTAGTTCTGATCTTGTGAATGCCATTTTGGAGTACGAAGAGGCTAATGTGGATGTTTTAGACAAAGATGGTGACCCCCCACTTGTATTTGCTTTAGCGGCTGGATCTCCTGAATGTGTTCGTGCACTTATAGAGAGAAATGCAAATGTCAGATCTAGGTTGCGAGATGGCCTTGGTCCATCAGTTGCACATGTCTGTGCCTACCATGGCCAACCAGATTGCATGCGA GAGTTGTTGTTGGCCGGTGCAGACCCAAATGCAGTGGACGATGAAGGTGAATCTGTGCTACATAGAGCAGTTACGAAGAAATATACGGCATGTGCCATAGTGATATTGGAATGTGGAGGAGGTAAATCAATGGGAATTACAAATTCAAAGAATTTGAC ACCTCTACATTTATGTGTATCAACATGGAATGTTGCTGTTGTCAAGAGATGGGTGGAATTAGCATCAAGAGAAGAGATTGCGGATGCCATTGACATAGAGTCTCCTCTTGGTACCTCATTGTGCATGGCAGCTGCCTTGAAGAAGGATCATGAAGTTG AGGGGAGAGAAATAGTGCGCTTGCTGCTTGCTGCTGGAGCAGATCCTACTGCACAAGACAATCAGCACGGACGCACAGCATTGCATACTGCTGCTATGTCTAATGATGTCGAGCTAGTCAAG ATCATTCTAGATGCTGGAGTTGATGTAAATTTGAGGAATGTGCACAACACTATTCCTCTTCATGTGGCATTAGCCAGAGGAGCAAAATCATGTGTTGGACTGCTTCTTTCTGCCGGCGCAAATTGCAATCTCCAG GATGATGAAGGCGATAATGCTTTTCATATAGCTGCTGATTCAGCAAAGATGATACGGGAAAATCTTGAATGGATCATTGTGATGCTTAGGTATCCAGAAGCTGCTGTTGAAGTGAGGAATCACAG TGGCAAGACTTTACGTGACTTTTTGGAGGCCCTTCCTCGAGAATGGATTTCTGAAGATCTAATGGAGGCACTTGTAAACAAGGGAGTTAATTTATTTCCTACCAT ATATCAAGTAGGAGACTGGGTCAAATTCAGAAGAAGTATTCTAAGTCCGACTTACGGGTGGCAAGGTGCTAATCATAAAAGTGTAGGATTTGTTCAGAGTGTTCCCGATAAGGACAATCTCATGGTTTCGTTTTGTTCTGGAGAAGCTCGAGTACTGGCGAACGAAGTTACAAAAGTAATTCCATTAGATAGAGGCCAACACGTGCAACTTAGAGCAGACATTGAAGAGCCAAG ATTTGGTTTTCGTGGTCAATCACGTGACAGCATTGGAACAGTTTTGTGTGTGGATGACGATGGGATTCTACGTGTTGGTTTTCCTGGAGCTTCTAGAGGATGGAAAGCTGATCCTGCAGaaatggttagagttgaagaattcAAGGTTGGAGACTGGGTTCGTATTCGCCCCTCCCTCACTACAGCTAAGCATGGATTTGGATCTGTAACACCAGGAAGCATCGGTATAGTTTATTGTATTAGACCAGATAACAGTTTGTTGCTGGAACTGAGCTATCTTAATAATCCATGGCACTGCGAACCAGAAGAAGTTGAACATGTGGAACCATTCAGG ATGGGTGACCGTGTTTGTGTGAAGCGCTCTGTTGCAGAGCCCAGATATGCTTGGGGCGGTGAAACACATCACAGTGTTGGGAGAATTAGCGAGATAGAGAGTGATGGTCTTCTAATAATTGACATTCCAAATCGACCCATACAATGGCAGGCAGATCCCTCTGACATGGAAAAAGTCGATGATTTCAAG GTTGGTGACTGGGTTAGAGTAAAAGCTTCTGTTTCATCTCCTAAATATGGTTGGGAGGATGTCACAAGGAGTAGCATCGGGGTGATCCACAGTTTAGAGGAGGATGGCGATGTAGGAATTGCCTTCTGTTTCAGAAGTAAACCATTTAGTTGCTCGGTGACAGATGTGGAGAAGCTACAGCCTTTTGAAGTGGGACAAGAGATTCACATGATGCCATCGGTTACTCAGCCCCGGCTTGGATGGTCAAATGAAACTCCTGCTTCAACTGGGAAAATCTCAAGAATCGACATGGATGGTACTCTGAAT GTCAAAATAGCGGGAAGACATAGTTTGTGGAGAGTTTCTCCCGGTGATGCAGAAAAGCTGTCAGGATTTGAAGTTGGAGACTGGGTACGGTCAAAACCTAGTTTGGGTACTAGACCGAGTTATGATTGGAATAGTATTGGGAAAGAAAGTTTAGCAGTTGTCCATAGCGTACCTGATACTGGTTATCTAGAGTTAGCATGCTGTTTCCGGAAAGGAAAGTGGATTACTCATTACATGGATGTTGATAAAGTTTCAGGATTTAGAATTGGACAATATGTCAGGTTTCGAGATGGCCTAGTTGAGCCAAGGTGGGGATGGAGAGGGGCACAGCATGATTCCAGAGGCGTTATAACTAGTGTTAATGCTGATGGAGAAGTGAGGGTATCCTTTTTCGGATTGCAGGGTTTGTGGAGAGGAGATCCTGTAGACCTGGAGATAGAGCAGATTTTTGACGTGGGAGAGTGGGTGAAGATGAGTGAGTCTGCAAGCAGTTGGAAATCTGTTGGACCAGGTAGCATTGGAGTAGTACAAGGGATTGGTTACGAAATAGATCAGTGGGATGGAACAGTTTTTGTAGGATTTTGCGGGGAACAGGATCAATGGAAAGGGCCCATCACGCATCTTCAAAGAGTAGATAAGCTCAGGGTTGGCAATCAAGTCAAGGTTCATCCTAATGTAAAACAGCCAAGATTTGGGTGGTCGGGACACAGTCATAATAGTATCGGATCCATTTCAGCAATTGATGCAGATGGAAAGTTAAGGATATATACACCATATGGCTCAAAAGCATGGATGCTTGATCCATCTGAAGTGCTACTAGTAGAGGATGAGGAACTCCACATAGGGGACTGGGTTAAAGTCAAAGCATCAGTCTCAACCCCAACTCATCAATGGGGTGATGTGACTCATTCTAGCATTGGAGTCGTGCACCGCATAGAAGATAGCGATCTGTGGGTGGCTTTTTGTTTTAGGGAGAAACTTTGGGTTTGCAAGGCATGTGAGATGGCAAGGGTCAGGCCTTTTAAAGTGGGGGACATGGTAAAAATAAGAGAAGGGCTGGTTACTCCACGGTGGGGATGGGGAATGGAAACACATGCAAGCAAAGGCGAAGTTGTCGGGGTAGATGCCAACGGGAAGTTGAGAATCAAATTTCAGTGGAGAGAGGGTAAACCATGGACCGGAGATCCTGCTGATATTGCTCTTATATAA
- the LOC141668709 gene encoding E3 ubiquitin-protein ligase KEG isoform X2 encodes MSVVGNSVQSLKKNFAVLALIREGDDEDDEDDEGDVNREVRRCEKGLIEVGSRQDLQLVSRIGEGRRSGVEMWSGIVSGRNFRHNVAVKKVAIGDIDLVWVQEHLDSLRRASMWCENVCTFYGLIKNQGYLYLLMQKCSGSILTEMQRYGGRLPLKKILRYGADIARGVAELHAAGVVCMNIKPSNLLFDANAHTVVSDYGLPLILKKSTCRKARSECDSSGIHSCMDCTLLSPNYTAPEAWEPVKKSLNPFWDDAIGISAESDAWSFGCTLVEMCTGSVPWAGLSAEEIYRAVVKARRQPPQYASVVGVGIPRELWKMIGECLQFKASRRPTFNAMLAIFLRHLQEIPRSPPASPDNDIPICPENGVEQALPDLITPQDDSCQLHQLVSEGNVFGVRDLLTKIASRTGINSLYPLLEAQNADGQTALHLACRRGSSDLVNAILEYEEANVDVLDKDGDPPLVFALAAGSPECVRALIERNANVRSRLRDGLGPSVAHVCAYHGQPDCMRELLLAGADPNAVDDEGESVLHRAVTKKYTACAIVILECGGGKSMGITNSKNLTPLHLCVSTWNVAVVKRWVELASREEIADAIDIESPLGTSLCMAAALKKDHEVEGREIVRLLLAAGADPTAQDNQHGRTALHTAAMSNDVELVKIILDAGVDVNLRNVHNTIPLHVALARGAKSCVGLLLSAGANCNLQDDEGDNAFHIAADSAKMIRENLEWIIVMLRYPEAAVEVRNHSGKTLRDFLEALPREWISEDLMEALVNKGVNLFPTIYQVGDWVKFRRSILSPTYGWQGANHKSVGFVQSVPDKDNLMVSFCSGEARVLANEVTKVIPLDRGQHVQLRADIEEPRFGFRGQSRDSIGTVLCVDDDGILRVGFPGASRGWKADPAEMVRVEEFKVGDWVRIRPSLTTAKHGFGSVTPGSIGIVYCIRPDNSLLLELSYLNNPWHCEPEEVEHVEPFRMGDRVCVKRSVAEPRYAWGGETHHSVGRISEIESDGLLIIDIPNRPIQWQADPSDMEKVDDFKVGDWVRVKASVSSPKYGWEDVTRSSIGVIHSLEEDGDVGIAFCFRSKPFSCSVTDVEKLQPFEVGQEIHMMPSVTQPRLGWSNETPASTGKISRIDMDGTLNVKIAGRHSLWRVSPGDAEKLSGFEVGDWVRSKPSLGTRPSYDWNSIGKESLAVVHSVPDTGYLELACCFRKGKWITHYMDVDKVSGFRIGQYVRFRDGLVEPRWGWRGAQHDSRGVITSVNADGEVRVSFFGLQGLWRGDPVDLEIEQIFDVGEWVKMSESASSWKSVGPGSIGVVQGIGYEIDQWDGTVFVGFCGEQDQWKGPITHLQRVDKLRVGNQVKVHPNVKQPRFGWSGHSHNSIGSISAIDADGKLRIYTPYGSKAWMLDPSEVLLVEDEELHIGDWVKVKASVSTPTHQWGDVTHSSIGVVHRIEDSDLWVAFCFREKLWVCKACEMARVRPFKVGDMVKIREGLVTPRWGWGMETHASKGEVVGVDANGKLRIKFQWREGKPWTGDPADIALI; translated from the exons ATGTCGGTTGTCGGAAACTCCGTGCAGTCTCTGAAGAAGAATTTTGCTGTGTTAGCGTTAATTCGGGAGGGCGATGATGAGGACGATGAGGATGATGAAGGAGATGTTAATCGGGAGGTGCGAAGGTGTGAAAAAGGGTTAATTGAGGTAGGAAGTCGTCAGGATTTGCAATTGGTGAGTCGGATTGGGGAAGGGAGGAGGAGTGGTGTGGAGATGTGGTCGGGTATTGTGTCGGGGCGGAATTTTAGGCATAATGTTGCGGTGAAAAAGGTTGCGATTGGGGATATAGATTTGGTTTGGGTGCAGGAGCATCTTGATAGTTTGCGGAGGGCGTCAATGTGGTGTGAGAATGTTTGTACTTTTTATGGGTTGATTAAGAATCAGGGGTATTTGTATCTTTTGATGCAGAAGTGTAGTGGTTCGATTCTTACGGAGATGCAAAGATATGGGGGGAGACTTCCTCTTAAGAAAATTTTGAG ATATGGGGCAGACATTGCTCGTGGTGTGGCTGAACTTCATGCAGCAGGAGTTGTTTGTATGAATATAAAGCCATCGAACCTTCTTTTTGATGCAAATGCTCATACTGTAGTTTCTGATTATGGCCTTCCACTAATTTTAAAGAAATCTACCTGTCGGAAAGCTCGGTCTGAATGTGATTCCTCCGGAATTCATTCGTGTATGGATTGTACTCTTCTCAGTCCGAACTACACTGCTCCGGAGGCATGGGAGCCGGTTAAGAAGTCCTTGAATCCTTTCTGGGATGATGCTATAGGCATATCAGCAGAATCAGATGCCTGGAGCTTTGGTTGTACACTGGTGGAAATGTGCACTGGTTCTGTTCC GTGGGCTGGCTTAAGTGCAGAGGAAATTTATCGAGCTGTTGTCAAGGCTCGTAGACAACCTCCTCAATATGCAAGCGTAGTTGGTGTTGGCATACCAAGGGAATTGTGGAAGATGATTGGTGAATGCCTGCAGTTCAAGGCATCTAGAAGGCCGACATTTAATGCAATGCTAGCAATATTTCTAAGGCACTTGCAAGAGATACCTCGCAGTCCCCCTGCAAGCCCGGATAA TGATATACCCATTTGTCCTGAAAATGGCGTAGAACAAGCTTTACCTGATTTAATTACACCACAGGATGATTCATGCCAGCTGCACCAGCTAGTCTCTGAAGGCAATGTGTTTGGTGTTAG GGATTTGCTCACTAAGATTGCATCAAGAACTGGTATAAACTCATTATATCCTCTGTTAGAAGCACAGAATGCCGATGGACAAACTGCTCTTCACCTGGCTTGTAGACGTGGTAGTTCTGATCTTGTGAATGCCATTTTGGAGTACGAAGAGGCTAATGTGGATGTTTTAGACAAAGATGGTGACCCCCCACTTGTATTTGCTTTAGCGGCTGGATCTCCTGAATGTGTTCGTGCACTTATAGAGAGAAATGCAAATGTCAGATCTAGGTTGCGAGATGGCCTTGGTCCATCAGTTGCACATGTCTGTGCCTACCATGGCCAACCAGATTGCATGCGA GAGTTGTTGTTGGCCGGTGCAGACCCAAATGCAGTGGACGATGAAGGTGAATCTGTGCTACATAGAGCAGTTACGAAGAAATATACGGCATGTGCCATAGTGATATTGGAATGTGGAGGAGGTAAATCAATGGGAATTACAAATTCAAAGAATTTGAC ACCTCTACATTTATGTGTATCAACATGGAATGTTGCTGTTGTCAAGAGATGGGTGGAATTAGCATCAAGAGAAGAGATTGCGGATGCCATTGACATAGAGTCTCCTCTTGGTACCTCATTGTGCATGGCAGCTGCCTTGAAGAAGGATCATGAAGTTG AGGGGAGAGAAATAGTGCGCTTGCTGCTTGCTGCTGGAGCAGATCCTACTGCACAAGACAATCAGCACGGACGCACAGCATTGCATACTGCTGCTATGTCTAATGATGTCGAGCTAGTCAAG ATCATTCTAGATGCTGGAGTTGATGTAAATTTGAGGAATGTGCACAACACTATTCCTCTTCATGTGGCATTAGCCAGAGGAGCAAAATCATGTGTTGGACTGCTTCTTTCTGCCGGCGCAAATTGCAATCTCCAG GATGATGAAGGCGATAATGCTTTTCATATAGCTGCTGATTCAGCAAAGATGATACGGGAAAATCTTGAATGGATCATTGTGATGCTTAGGTATCCAGAAGCTGCTGTTGAAGTGAGGAATCACAG TGGCAAGACTTTACGTGACTTTTTGGAGGCCCTTCCTCGAGAATGGATTTCTGAAGATCTAATGGAGGCACTTGTAAACAAGGGAGTTAATTTATTTCCTACCAT ATATCAAGTAGGAGACTGGGTCAAATTCAGAAGAAGTATTCTAAGTCCGACTTACGGGTGGCAAGGTGCTAATCATAAAAGTGTAGGATTTGTTCAGAGTGTTCCCGATAAGGACAATCTCATGGTTTCGTTTTGTTCTGGAGAAGCTCGAGTACTGGCGAACGAAGTTACAAAAGTAATTCCATTAGATAGAGGCCAACACGTGCAACTTAGAGCAGACATTGAAGAGCCAAG ATTTGGTTTTCGTGGTCAATCACGTGACAGCATTGGAACAGTTTTGTGTGTGGATGACGATGGGATTCTACGTGTTGGTTTTCCTGGAGCTTCTAGAGGATGGAAAGCTGATCCTGCAGaaatggttagagttgaagaattcAAGGTTGGAGACTGGGTTCGTATTCGCCCCTCCCTCACTACAGCTAAGCATGGATTTGGATCTGTAACACCAGGAAGCATCGGTATAGTTTATTGTATTAGACCAGATAACAGTTTGTTGCTGGAACTGAGCTATCTTAATAATCCATGGCACTGCGAACCAGAAGAAGTTGAACATGTGGAACCATTCAGG ATGGGTGACCGTGTTTGTGTGAAGCGCTCTGTTGCAGAGCCCAGATATGCTTGGGGCGGTGAAACACATCACAGTGTTGGGAGAATTAGCGAGATAGAGAGTGATGGTCTTCTAATAATTGACATTCCAAATCGACCCATACAATGGCAGGCAGATCCCTCTGACATGGAAAAAGTCGATGATTTCAAG GTTGGTGACTGGGTTAGAGTAAAAGCTTCTGTTTCATCTCCTAAATATGGTTGGGAGGATGTCACAAGGAGTAGCATCGGGGTGATCCACAGTTTAGAGGAGGATGGCGATGTAGGAATTGCCTTCTGTTTCAGAAGTAAACCATTTAGTTGCTCGGTGACAGATGTGGAGAAGCTACAGCCTTTTGAAGTGGGACAAGAGATTCACATGATGCCATCGGTTACTCAGCCCCGGCTTGGATGGTCAAATGAAACTCCTGCTTCAACTGGGAAAATCTCAAGAATCGACATGGATGGTACTCTGAAT GTCAAAATAGCGGGAAGACATAGTTTGTGGAGAGTTTCTCCCGGTGATGCAGAAAAGCTGTCAGGATTTGAAGTTGGAGACTGGGTACGGTCAAAACCTAGTTTGGGTACTAGACCGAGTTATGATTGGAATAGTATTGGGAAAGAAAGTTTAGCAGTTGTCCATAGCGTACCTGATACTGGTTATCTAGAGTTAGCATGCTGTTTCCGGAAAGGAAAGTGGATTACTCATTACATGGATGTTGATAAAGTTTCAGGATTTAGAATTGGACAATATGTCAGGTTTCGAGATGGCCTAGTTGAGCCAAGGTGGGGATGGAGAGGGGCACAGCATGATTCCAGAGGCGTTATAACTAGTGTTAATGCTGATGGAGAAGTGAGGGTATCCTTTTTCGGATTGCAGGGTTTGTGGAGAGGAGATCCTGTAGACCTGGAGATAGAGCAGATTTTTGACGTGGGAGAGTGGGTGAAGATGAGTGAGTCTGCAAGCAGTTGGAAATCTGTTGGACCAGGTAGCATTGGAGTAGTACAAGGGATTGGTTACGAAATAGATCAGTGGGATGGAACAGTTTTTGTAGGATTTTGCGGGGAACAGGATCAATGGAAAGGGCCCATCACGCATCTTCAAAGAGTAGATAAGCTCAGGGTTGGCAATCAAGTCAAGGTTCATCCTAATGTAAAACAGCCAAGATTTGGGTGGTCGGGACACAGTCATAATAGTATCGGATCCATTTCAGCAATTGATGCAGATGGAAAGTTAAGGATATATACACCATATGGCTCAAAAGCATGGATGCTTGATCCATCTGAAGTGCTACTAGTAGAGGATGAGGAACTCCACATAGGGGACTGGGTTAAAGTCAAAGCATCAGTCTCAACCCCAACTCATCAATGGGGTGATGTGACTCATTCTAGCATTGGAGTCGTGCACCGCATAGAAGATAGCGATCTGTGGGTGGCTTTTTGTTTTAGGGAGAAACTTTGGGTTTGCAAGGCATGTGAGATGGCAAGGGTCAGGCCTTTTAAAGTGGGGGACATGGTAAAAATAAGAGAAGGGCTGGTTACTCCACGGTGGGGATGGGGAATGGAAACACATGCAAGCAAAGGCGAAGTTGTCGGGGTAGATGCCAACGGGAAGTTGAGAATCAAATTTCAGTGGAGAGAGGGTAAACCATGGACCGGAGATCCTGCTGATATTGCTCTTATATAA